The following are from one region of the Geoalkalibacter subterraneus genome:
- a CDS encoding helix-turn-helix domain-containing protein produces the protein MNTATVMQIENSFLSIFEKTQRALEIKTDDDYQFALDLLEQLMTKAEDREGEPLLHLINIVADAIEGYESSLENIQRFDQEVDAIDPGVSTLRVLIDQYGLTYSDLKDEIGGKSLVSQILSGSKSLTKAHIAKLSKRFNVSPQLFF, from the coding sequence ATGAACACAGCAACGGTGATGCAAATCGAGAATTCGTTTCTGTCGATTTTTGAAAAAACTCAGCGAGCCCTTGAAATAAAGACGGATGATGATTATCAGTTCGCCCTGGATCTTCTTGAGCAGCTCATGACGAAAGCCGAGGATAGGGAAGGAGAACCGTTACTTCACCTAATAAATATCGTTGCTGATGCTATCGAGGGCTACGAAAGCAGCCTTGAGAACATTCAGCGGTTTGATCAAGAAGTTGATGCCATTGACCCTGGCGTATCGACCTTGAGGGTTTTGATTGACCAGTACGGTTTGACCTATTCAGATCTGAAAGATGAGATAGGGGGGAAGTCTCTTGTCTCTCAGATCTTGAGCGGATCAAAGAGTTTGACCAAGGCCCATATTGCTAAATTATCAAAACGGTTCAACGTCAGCCCGCAACTGTTCTTTTAA
- the iorA gene encoding indolepyruvate ferredoxin oxidoreductase subunit alpha — protein sequence MEKTILSGNEAIARGAYEAGVGVASAYPGTPSTEILENIIRYPSIDASWAPNEKVALEVGIGASFGGVRALVTMKHVGVNVAADPLFTLSYSGVRGGLVLVVADDPELHSSQNEQDSRHYARFAKVPMFEPSDSEEARLFTRLAFEASERFDTPVMLRTTTRISHSKSIVHPDDNVLKPAKADLHRDPAKFVMLPGNARKRHYFVEQRLKDMAQWSCEQDFNRIEEGSDKVGVITSGIAYQHAKEVLPEASVLKLGLIHPLPKDLIRQFAKRFETLYVIEELDPFIEEQVRAMGFAVHGKDKLSVCGELTPGRVAEGILGQPIPHAFEHKEELPQRPPNMCPGCPHRGVFHALNRLKAYVTGDIGCYTLGFMPPLSAMDTCICMGASIGNASGLARVLSEEQRQQVVGVIGDSTFLHTGVNGLMEMVYNDAAATVIILDNSTTGMTGRQDHPGTGYKLKGDTAHKVDLVGLCRSIGVEHVHVIDPYEMDATRDLIKREMARPAVSVIITQRPCMLHKRDILEKRPPLFVDADKCTACKACLSLGCPAIKWNPKGGAKGLAEVDKMLCVGCGVCQQVCKFGAFGVCDE from the coding sequence ATGGAAAAGACCATTCTGTCGGGCAATGAGGCCATCGCTCGCGGGGCCTACGAAGCCGGCGTCGGGGTGGCATCAGCCTATCCCGGCACCCCCAGTACGGAAATTCTGGAAAATATCATTCGTTATCCCTCGATCGACGCGTCCTGGGCACCCAATGAAAAAGTGGCCCTTGAAGTAGGCATCGGCGCCAGCTTTGGTGGGGTTCGAGCCCTGGTGACGATGAAACATGTCGGCGTCAATGTGGCTGCCGACCCGCTTTTTACCCTGTCCTATTCAGGTGTGCGCGGCGGGCTTGTCCTGGTCGTCGCTGACGACCCGGAACTGCATTCCTCCCAGAACGAACAGGACAGCCGCCATTACGCGCGATTCGCCAAAGTGCCCATGTTCGAGCCGTCGGACAGCGAGGAAGCGCGCCTTTTTACCCGCCTTGCCTTTGAGGCGAGTGAGCGCTTCGACACTCCCGTGATGCTGCGCACCACCACGCGCATCTCACATTCCAAGTCGATTGTTCACCCCGATGACAACGTCCTGAAACCGGCCAAGGCGGATCTGCACCGCGACCCGGCAAAATTTGTCATGCTGCCCGGAAATGCCCGCAAACGTCACTATTTCGTTGAACAACGGCTCAAGGATATGGCGCAGTGGTCCTGCGAGCAGGACTTCAACCGCATTGAGGAGGGGAGCGACAAGGTCGGTGTCATCACCTCTGGGATTGCCTATCAGCATGCCAAGGAAGTCCTCCCCGAGGCATCGGTACTCAAACTCGGCCTGATTCACCCGCTGCCGAAGGATCTGATCCGTCAATTCGCTAAGCGCTTTGAAACTCTTTACGTCATTGAAGAGCTTGATCCTTTCATTGAAGAGCAGGTGCGGGCCATGGGCTTCGCGGTCCACGGCAAGGACAAGCTTTCGGTGTGCGGTGAGTTGACTCCCGGGCGCGTCGCCGAGGGGATTCTGGGACAGCCGATTCCTCATGCCTTCGAGCACAAGGAGGAACTCCCGCAGCGGCCGCCTAACATGTGCCCGGGCTGCCCCCATCGCGGTGTCTTTCATGCGCTCAACCGTCTCAAGGCGTATGTCACTGGCGATATCGGCTGCTACACGCTAGGCTTTATGCCCCCGCTTTCTGCGATGGACACCTGCATTTGCATGGGCGCCAGCATCGGCAACGCTTCCGGCCTGGCCCGCGTGCTTTCTGAGGAGCAGCGTCAGCAGGTGGTCGGCGTGATCGGCGATTCCACGTTCCTGCACACCGGCGTCAACGGCCTGATGGAGATGGTTTACAATGATGCCGCTGCGACCGTGATCATTCTGGACAACAGTACCACCGGCATGACAGGGCGGCAGGACCATCCCGGAACCGGATACAAGCTCAAGGGCGATACCGCTCACAAGGTTGATCTGGTTGGGCTGTGCCGCTCCATCGGCGTCGAGCATGTGCATGTGATCGATCCCTATGAGATGGATGCGACACGCGATCTGATCAAACGCGAGATGGCGCGTCCTGCAGTGTCAGTCATCATTACGCAGCGTCCCTGCATGCTGCATAAGCGCGACATTCTCGAAAAACGGCCGCCGCTTTTTGTCGATGCCGACAAGTGCACAGCCTGCAAGGCCTGCCTGAGCCTGGGCTGTCCTGCCATCAAGTGGAATCCTAAAGGCGGAGCCAAGGGGCTCGCCGAGGTGGACAAAATGCTGTGCGTGGGCTGCGGCGTCTGCCAGCAGGTCTGTAAATTCGGTGCATTTGGAGTCTGTGATGAGTAA
- a CDS encoding ACT domain-containing protein: MKVEQISIFIENKSGRLAEVTDVLGKAGVNIRALSLADTSDFGILRLIVDKTDQAQKALKEKGFTVNKTEVVAVEVPDRPSGLCGILQILDSAGVNVEYMYAFVERCGQNAVIIFRFDDTEGAIRVLTEKGVTVLAGERVYSM, encoded by the coding sequence ATGAAAGTCGAACAGATTTCCATTTTCATCGAGAATAAATCGGGGCGGCTTGCCGAAGTCACTGATGTCCTGGGCAAAGCTGGAGTGAACATCCGTGCTTTGTCTTTGGCGGACACCTCAGATTTCGGCATTCTTCGTCTGATTGTCGACAAAACCGATCAAGCGCAGAAAGCTTTGAAGGAAAAAGGCTTTACCGTCAATAAAACGGAAGTGGTCGCGGTGGAAGTTCCCGATCGTCCCTCCGGTCTGTGTGGCATCCTTCAGATCCTCGACTCGGCCGGAGTCAATGTCGAGTATATGTATGCATTTGTCGAACGCTGCGGTCAGAATGCTGTTATCATCTTCCGGTTCGATGACACTGAAGGCGCCATTCGGGTGCTGACTGAAAAAGGGGTCACCGTGCTGGCCGGAGAACGCGTCTACTCCATGTAA
- a CDS encoding indolepyruvate oxidoreductase subunit beta yields the protein MSNGVQNILLVGVGGQGTLLASEILSEVLMLSGYDVKKAEVHGMAQRGGSVVSHVRFGSKVYSPIIPEGQADILFGFELLETYRYLPLLKKDGQVVVNDFEIAPPGVALGKQEYPADIAAHIKETFPRSCVVEGIVLAKEAGNMRTVNTVLLGSLSTMMDIDQGLWYQALTNMVPQRFLEENIRAFELGRQAQRSRSD from the coding sequence ATGAGTAACGGGGTGCAGAACATTCTGTTGGTTGGCGTCGGCGGGCAGGGAACCCTTCTTGCCAGTGAAATTCTCTCTGAAGTGCTGATGCTCAGCGGCTACGACGTTAAAAAGGCCGAGGTTCACGGCATGGCGCAACGAGGAGGGAGCGTGGTGTCCCACGTTCGGTTCGGTTCCAAGGTTTATTCACCGATCATTCCCGAAGGGCAGGCCGACATCCTGTTCGGTTTCGAACTTCTTGAAACCTACCGCTACCTGCCGTTGCTGAAGAAAGACGGCCAGGTGGTGGTCAACGATTTTGAAATCGCCCCGCCCGGGGTTGCCCTCGGCAAGCAGGAATACCCTGCCGATATTGCAGCTCATATCAAAGAGACGTTTCCTCGCAGCTGCGTTGTTGAGGGAATTGTGCTTGCGAAAGAGGCCGGCAACATGCGTACCGTGAACACGGTTCTGCTCGGCAGCCTTTCGACCATGATGGATATTGACCAAGGTCTGTGGTATCAAGCCCTGACCAACATGGTGCCGCAGCGCTTCCTCGAAGAGAACATTCGCGCATTCGAGCTTGGACGTCAGGCCCAGCGCAGCCGTTCGGACTGA
- a CDS encoding Na/Pi cotransporter family protein, which translates to MSDLFNQALIFGVLGGLGLFIFGMRTMSEGLQKIAGERLRRILAALTNNRIIGTLVGIGVTALIQSSSATTVMVVGFVNAGMMSLVQSIGVVLGANIGTTITAQLIAFKITHFALPAIGIGAGLKIFSKRNRKLTYTGEILLGFGLIFFGLSVMKDAFDPIKDSEYFRQLFLLIGDNHLLGVLVGAILTMLVQSSSATMGITLALASSGLLTFEASVALILGENIGTTITANLAALGTNLAARRTALAHFLFNSIGVLYMLILFPFFLSIISFITPGDADLVIQTQQQAQQFGMELGDKPYIARHIANTHTLFNIINTLIFLPLVGVLATITTWLIRGTESQVDLRPKFIDMRVLNTPPIALGQARAETRRMAQHALEMLKETNLYVQDADDKRLEGLEQKEEAVDILQKEITDFLVALSQQSIASQTSRDIASLMHMVNDLERIGDYCEKIWLLAQRKKSQKISFSETAKEDIKRIADQTHDFLAFIIGALEREDKSVMEKAEFFEKSINQLEETYRNNHIARLNTGECAVLPGLVFIDMLHSFEKIGDHTFNVTKALVGYR; encoded by the coding sequence ATGTCGGATCTTTTCAACCAGGCTCTTATTTTTGGAGTGCTGGGCGGCCTTGGTCTTTTTATCTTCGGCATGCGCACGATGTCGGAGGGCCTGCAGAAAATCGCCGGCGAACGTCTTCGTCGGATTCTTGCCGCCCTGACCAATAACCGCATTATTGGAACCCTGGTCGGCATCGGGGTAACCGCTCTCATTCAGTCCTCAAGCGCGACCACCGTTATGGTGGTCGGTTTTGTGAATGCCGGGATGATGAGTCTGGTGCAATCCATCGGGGTTGTTCTAGGCGCCAACATCGGCACAACTATCACAGCGCAGTTGATTGCGTTCAAAATCACGCACTTCGCCCTGCCCGCCATCGGAATCGGGGCCGGCCTCAAAATATTTTCCAAGAGAAATCGAAAGCTTACATATACCGGGGAAATTCTCCTGGGCTTCGGCTTGATCTTTTTCGGTTTAAGCGTCATGAAGGACGCCTTCGACCCGATTAAAGACAGCGAATATTTCCGCCAACTGTTTCTGTTGATCGGCGACAACCATCTACTCGGGGTGTTGGTGGGCGCCATTTTGACGATGCTCGTTCAAAGCAGTTCTGCAACGATGGGCATTACGCTGGCGCTTGCCAGCAGCGGTCTTTTGACCTTCGAAGCCAGTGTCGCCCTGATTCTTGGCGAGAATATCGGCACCACGATCACGGCCAACCTTGCCGCTCTCGGCACCAACCTTGCCGCACGCCGTACCGCCCTGGCTCACTTTCTGTTCAATTCTATCGGCGTCCTATACATGCTGATTCTCTTTCCATTTTTTCTCAGCATTATATCATTCATCACCCCAGGGGATGCCGATCTGGTCATTCAGACCCAGCAGCAGGCCCAGCAGTTCGGGATGGAGCTTGGGGATAAGCCCTATATCGCCCGCCATATCGCAAACACGCATACTCTGTTCAATATCATCAATACCCTCATTTTCCTGCCTCTGGTTGGAGTTCTCGCGACGATAACGACCTGGCTGATCCGTGGGACCGAATCTCAGGTTGATCTGCGCCCGAAATTCATCGACATGAGGGTTCTCAATACGCCGCCCATTGCGTTGGGACAGGCGCGTGCCGAAACTCGCCGCATGGCTCAACATGCCCTGGAGATGCTGAAGGAAACCAATCTTTACGTCCAGGATGCCGATGACAAGCGCCTGGAAGGTCTGGAGCAAAAAGAAGAGGCTGTCGATATCCTGCAGAAGGAAATCACCGATTTTCTGGTGGCGCTTTCACAGCAGTCAATTGCCTCGCAGACCTCTCGTGACATTGCCTCGCTGATGCATATGGTCAATGACCTTGAACGTATCGGAGATTACTGCGAGAAAATCTGGCTTCTGGCACAACGCAAGAAATCTCAGAAGATCTCATTTTCTGAAACGGCGAAGGAAGATATCAAGCGCATTGCTGATCAGACCCACGATTTCCTTGCCTTCATTATCGGGGCGCTGGAGCGTGAAGATAAATCCGTTATGGAAAAGGCCGAATTCTTCGAAAAATCCATTAACCAACTGGAAGAAACCTATCGCAACAATCACATCGCCCGTTTAAACACAGGTGAATGTGCAGTTCTTCCCGGCCTGGTCTTCATTGACATGCTGCACAGTTTCGAGAAAATCGGCGACCACACCTTCAACGTCACCAAAGCTCTGGTTGGTTACCGGTAG
- a CDS encoding cyclic nucleotide-binding domain-containing protein produces MKLEALDDVRDSAFFKGLEDGDLALLAESFQEKELQEGTTVFIENMPGETLYLIKSGAVRITKMMAEREDKIVLVLGPEEVFGELAIIAGGQRTATARVAEGGTLLSLSRGDFDTLCERHPRLGIKLVRNIVEVFSRRVRESEQDYYDMLRWAMRRNSSSKENR; encoded by the coding sequence AACTTGAAGCGTTGGATGATGTGCGGGACAGCGCTTTTTTCAAAGGGCTGGAAGATGGTGATCTGGCCTTGCTGGCCGAATCTTTCCAGGAAAAGGAGTTGCAGGAAGGGACGACCGTGTTTATTGAAAATATGCCCGGCGAGACCCTGTATCTGATTAAATCCGGAGCGGTGCGGATCACCAAAATGATGGCCGAAAGGGAGGACAAGATCGTTCTTGTGCTTGGCCCCGAAGAAGTCTTTGGTGAGTTGGCGATCATAGCCGGCGGGCAGCGCACCGCCACGGCCCGGGTTGCAGAAGGCGGCACCCTGCTCAGCCTTTCCCGTGGTGATTTCGATACACTGTGTGAACGCCACCCGCGTCTGGGAATCAAACTTGTCCGCAATATTGTTGAAGTTTTCAGTCGGCGTGTTCGTGAGAGCGAACAGGATTATTACGACATGCTGCGCTGGGCCATGCGCCGGAATTCTTCCTCGAAGGAGAATCGTTGA
- a CDS encoding phenylacetate--CoA ligase family protein, with protein MMIWDPDRECMAREPLEALQLEELQTTLERVYRHVPCYQKKFLEYGVSPSDLTSLSDLAKFPFTTKEDLRLNYPYGMFAVPLREVVRIHSSSGTTGKPTVVGYTRADLDNWTELVARMMTAAGVTADDIVHIAFGYGLFTGAFGLHYGAERIGASVIPISSGNTEKQIMIMQDYQSSALVCTPSYALTIADHLQKMGISPDSLKLRIGLFGAEPWSEEMRREIEQRLGVLATDNFGLSEVMGPGVGGECEYKRGMHIAEDHFLAEIIDPQTGEVLPPGSVGELVLTTLTKQAFPMIRYRTRDITRLHYEKCKCGRTMVRMEKTRGRSDDMLIVKGVNVFPTQIEEVLFQVEGCAPHYQLVLDREGHTDSLEVQVEVNEKIFFDEMKKQREFVGMVEKRLAAMLGLRARVKLVEPSSIPRHEGKANRVIDRRKT; from the coding sequence ATGATGATATGGGATCCCGACCGGGAATGTATGGCGCGCGAGCCCCTGGAAGCTCTTCAGCTGGAGGAGTTACAGACGACTCTTGAGCGGGTTTACCGTCATGTGCCGTGCTACCAGAAGAAGTTTCTTGAATACGGCGTCAGCCCGTCGGATCTGACCAGCCTGTCCGATCTGGCAAAATTCCCCTTCACGACCAAAGAAGATCTGCGGCTTAACTATCCCTATGGGATGTTTGCGGTTCCCCTGCGGGAAGTTGTACGCATTCACTCATCGTCCGGAACGACCGGAAAGCCGACTGTGGTCGGCTACACCCGCGCCGATCTCGACAACTGGACCGAACTGGTCGCTCGCATGATGACCGCTGCCGGCGTGACCGCCGATGACATCGTGCATATCGCCTTCGGTTACGGGCTGTTTACCGGCGCATTCGGCCTGCATTACGGCGCAGAGCGAATCGGCGCCTCGGTCATTCCCATCTCCAGCGGCAACACCGAAAAGCAGATCATGATCATGCAGGATTATCAGTCCTCAGCATTGGTCTGCACCCCCTCCTATGCCTTGACGATCGCCGATCATCTCCAGAAAATGGGGATCTCTCCCGACAGTCTCAAACTGCGTATCGGTCTTTTCGGGGCCGAACCCTGGAGCGAGGAGATGCGCCGCGAGATCGAGCAGCGCCTGGGCGTTCTGGCTACCGACAACTTCGGTCTCTCCGAGGTTATGGGACCCGGTGTCGGCGGAGAGTGTGAATACAAACGCGGCATGCACATCGCCGAAGATCACTTCCTGGCCGAAATCATCGACCCCCAGACGGGCGAAGTTCTACCGCCCGGCTCGGTCGGCGAGCTGGTGCTGACCACCCTGACCAAGCAGGCGTTCCCGATGATCCGCTATCGGACGCGCGACATCACCCGCCTGCATTACGAAAAATGCAAATGCGGCCGCACCATGGTCCGCATGGAAAAGACCCGCGGACGCTCCGACGACATGCTGATCGTCAAGGGCGTCAATGTCTTTCCCACTCAGATCGAAGAAGTACTCTTCCAGGTGGAAGGATGCGCACCCCACTACCAGTTGGTTCTCGACAGGGAAGGGCACACGGATTCCCTTGAGGTGCAGGTCGAGGTCAACGAGAAGATCTTTTTCGACGAGATGAAAAAGCAACGTGAATTCGTCGGCATGGTGGAAAAGCGACTGGCTGCAATGCTCGGTCTACGGGCCCGTGTCAAGTTGGTGGAACCCTCTTCAATTCCCCGTCATGAGGGCAAGGCCAATCGCGTCATCGACCGGCGCAAGACGTGA
- a CDS encoding phenylacetate--CoA ligase family protein — MIWNDEFETLPREAIESLQFKRLRQTLDRVNATVPFYREHFRKNGVNPDMLKSLDDLRRFPFTYKQDMRDNYPYGLFAVPLDQIVRIHASSGTTGKPTVVGYTRRDIETWSELMARSFVAAGAHQGDVIHNAYGYGLFTGGLGAHYGAEKLGASVIPMSGGNTKKQIMIMQDFGSTVLTCTPSYSLFLAETAAEMGLDMRDFKVRIGIFGAEPWSDKMRDEIQGKCNLTAIDIYGLSEILGPGVAIECHQAQHGLHIWEDHFLPEIIDPETGEVLPDGEKGELVITTITKEGIPLIRYRTRDITRLISEPCICGRTHKRIERLSGRSDDMLIIRGVNVFPSQIESVLITIEGVEPHYQLIVDLDENLDTLEVQVEVNEKTFSDEIKVLQDLSNRIRKEIKDLLGVTCKVRLVEPKSLARSEGKAKRVIDNRPQR, encoded by the coding sequence ATGATCTGGAACGACGAGTTTGAAACCCTGCCGCGAGAAGCAATTGAATCCCTTCAGTTCAAGCGGCTGCGTCAGACCCTCGACCGGGTGAACGCCACAGTTCCCTTTTATCGGGAACATTTTCGCAAAAACGGCGTCAACCCCGATATGCTCAAGAGCCTCGATGACCTTCGGCGCTTTCCGTTCACCTACAAGCAGGATATGCGCGACAACTACCCCTACGGGCTGTTCGCCGTGCCTCTTGACCAGATCGTCAGGATCCACGCCAGCTCAGGCACTACCGGCAAGCCGACGGTCGTCGGATATACCCGGCGCGACATCGAAACCTGGTCTGAGTTGATGGCCCGCTCTTTCGTGGCGGCAGGCGCGCACCAGGGCGATGTCATTCATAACGCCTATGGCTATGGGTTGTTTACCGGCGGTCTTGGGGCTCATTACGGTGCGGAAAAACTTGGAGCATCGGTCATCCCCATGTCGGGCGGTAACACCAAAAAACAGATCATGATCATGCAGGATTTCGGCTCCACGGTACTGACCTGCACTCCGTCCTACAGCCTGTTCCTGGCGGAAACCGCGGCTGAGATGGGTCTCGATATGCGTGATTTCAAGGTGCGCATCGGCATTTTCGGAGCCGAGCCCTGGAGCGACAAAATGCGCGATGAAATCCAGGGAAAATGCAATCTGACCGCCATCGACATTTATGGACTTTCCGAAATTCTCGGCCCCGGCGTCGCCATCGAATGCCACCAGGCGCAGCACGGCCTGCATATCTGGGAGGATCACTTCCTTCCCGAAATCATCGATCCCGAAACGGGAGAAGTCCTGCCGGACGGTGAAAAAGGCGAGCTGGTCATTACTACCATCACCAAAGAAGGTATTCCGCTGATCCGCTACCGCACCCGCGATATTACCCGTCTGATTTCCGAACCCTGCATCTGCGGGCGGACACATAAGCGGATCGAACGCCTCAGCGGGCGCAGCGACGATATGCTCATCATTCGCGGCGTCAACGTCTTCCCCTCACAGATCGAAAGTGTTCTGATCACCATTGAGGGGGTCGAGCCTCACTACCAACTGATTGTCGATCTTGACGAAAATCTCGACACCCTGGAGGTCCAGGTGGAGGTCAATGAAAAGACTTTCTCCGACGAGATCAAGGTGTTGCAGGATCTGTCCAATCGCATCCGTAAGGAAATCAAGGATCTTCTCGGCGTGACCTGCAAAGTGCGGCTCGTCGAGCCCAAAAGCCTTGCCCGCAGCGAGGGCAAAGCCAAGCGCGTTATCGACAACCGGCCGCAGCGCTGA
- the hsdR gene encoding EcoAI/FtnUII family type I restriction enzme subunit R produces the protein MSKKDFSERDICTKYITPAIQAAGWDVHVQVREEVTFTKGRIIVKGKLHTRGKAKRADYILYHKPNIPVAVIEAKDNSHAVGDGMQQALDYAEILDVPFAFSSNGDGFLFHDRTGMTNPIEKEVDLGAFPSPGDLWLRYKAWKGIGGETEKIVDQPYFSDGSGKEPRYYQRVAINRAVEAIARGQDRVLLVMATGTGKTYTAFQIIWRLWKSRLKKRILFLADRNILVDQTKTNDFKPFGQAMTKIEKRQVNKAYEIYLSLYQAVTGNEEEKNIYKQFSRDFFDLVVIDECHRGSAAENSAWREILDYFSSATHIGLTATPKETRDVSNIHYFGEPIYTYSLKQGIEDGFLAPYKVVRIDLDKDLTGWRPEQGKVDKSGALIEDRIYNQKDFDRNLVLEKRTDLIARKVSEFLKGTDRYAKTIVFCEDIDHAERMRQALVNHNADLTAENSRYVMKITGDDNTGKMELDNFIDPESRYPVIATTSRLMNTGVDAQTCKLIVLDQTIQSMTIFKQIIGRGTRINEDYGKFYFTIMDFKKATELFADPAFDGEPVQIYEPGPDESPVPPEEPDNADEDEKSEPEPPSPDPPGEGEPPGEPRRKYVVDDVEVFVAAERVQYYGKDGRLITESLKDFTKKTVRKEFASLDDFLRKWNSAEKKQAVIAELEEQGVLLEALADEVGKDFGPFDLICHVAFDQPPLTRRERAEKVRKQNYFTRYGDQAREVLNALLDKYADEGIENIEDVKILRIQPFDKFGTPIEIVKSFGGRREFDQAIRDLERHLYDSVS, from the coding sequence ATGTCAAAGAAAGACTTTTCCGAGCGCGACATCTGCACCAAATATATCACTCCGGCCATTCAGGCCGCCGGCTGGGATGTCCACGTCCAGGTGCGCGAAGAGGTGACCTTCACGAAAGGTCGCATCATCGTCAAGGGCAAGCTGCACACCCGCGGCAAGGCCAAGCGGGCCGATTACATCCTTTACCACAAACCCAATATTCCTGTTGCCGTTATCGAAGCCAAGGACAACAGTCATGCTGTCGGCGATGGCATGCAGCAGGCTCTCGATTACGCCGAAATTCTCGATGTTCCCTTTGCCTTCTCCTCAAACGGCGACGGCTTCCTGTTTCATGACCGCACCGGAATGACCAACCCCATAGAAAAAGAGGTCGATCTCGGGGCCTTCCCATCACCGGGAGATCTCTGGCTGCGTTACAAGGCCTGGAAGGGAATAGGTGGCGAAACCGAAAAGATCGTCGATCAGCCCTATTTCAGCGATGGCAGCGGCAAGGAGCCGCGCTATTACCAGCGGGTGGCGATCAACCGGGCGGTCGAGGCCATCGCCCGGGGGCAGGATCGCGTCCTGCTGGTCATGGCCACCGGCACCGGCAAGACCTACACTGCCTTCCAGATCATCTGGCGGTTGTGGAAATCTCGCTTGAAAAAACGCATTCTCTTTCTTGCCGACCGCAATATCCTGGTCGACCAGACCAAGACCAACGACTTCAAGCCCTTCGGCCAGGCCATGACCAAGATCGAAAAGCGCCAGGTCAACAAGGCCTACGAAATTTATCTTTCGCTCTATCAAGCGGTCACCGGCAACGAGGAAGAGAAGAATATCTACAAGCAGTTCTCCCGCGATTTTTTCGACTTGGTGGTCATCGACGAATGTCATCGCGGCAGTGCTGCGGAAAACTCGGCCTGGCGCGAGATTCTCGACTATTTCTCCAGCGCTACCCACATCGGACTGACCGCCACGCCAAAAGAAACCAGAGACGTTTCCAACATCCACTATTTCGGCGAGCCGATCTATACCTATTCCCTCAAGCAGGGTATCGAAGACGGATTTCTCGCCCCTTACAAAGTCGTGCGTATCGACCTCGACAAAGATCTCACCGGTTGGCGCCCCGAGCAGGGTAAGGTCGACAAGAGCGGCGCGCTCATCGAAGACCGCATCTACAACCAGAAGGACTTCGACCGCAATCTCGTCCTGGAGAAACGCACCGATCTTATCGCCCGCAAGGTATCCGAATTTCTCAAGGGGACCGATCGCTACGCCAAGACCATCGTTTTCTGCGAAGACATCGACCATGCCGAACGCATGCGCCAGGCCCTGGTCAACCACAACGCCGATTTGACCGCCGAAAACAGCCGCTACGTCATGAAGATCACCGGGGATGACAATACCGGCAAGATGGAACTGGACAACTTCATCGACCCTGAAAGCCGTTACCCGGTCATTGCCACGACCTCACGGTTGATGAACACCGGCGTCGATGCCCAGACCTGCAAGCTCATCGTGCTCGACCAGACGATTCAGTCGATGACCATCTTCAAGCAGATTATCGGCCGCGGCACCCGCATCAATGAGGATTACGGCAAATTCTATTTCACTATCATGGATTTCAAAAAGGCCACCGAGCTTTTTGCAGATCCGGCTTTTGATGGTGAGCCGGTACAGATCTACGAACCCGGTCCTGATGAATCACCTGTGCCGCCGGAAGAGCCCGATAATGCGGATGAGGATGAAAAATCCGAGCCTGAACCTCCCTCGCCCGATCCACCTGGGGAAGGGGAGCCCCCTGGTGAGCCACGGCGCAAGTATGTCGTCGACGATGTCGAGGTCTTCGTGGCCGCTGAGCGCGTGCAGTATTACGGCAAGGACGGCAGGCTGATCACCGAGTCCCTGAAGGACTTCACCAAGAAAACCGTCCGCAAAGAATTCGCCTCGCTGGACGATTTTCTGCGCAAGTGGAACAGCGCCGAGAAAAAACAGGCGGTCATAGCCGAACTCGAAGAGCAGGGCGTACTGCTCGAAGCTTTGGCAGATGAAGTCGGCAAGGACTTCGGTCCCTTCGACCTGATCTGCCATGTGGCTTTCGACCAGCCCCCGTTAACCCGCCGCGAGCGAGCGGAGAAGGTCCGCAAGCAAAACTACTTCACCAGATACGGCGACCAGGCGCGAGAGGTTTTGAACGCTCTCTTAGATAAATATGCCGACGAGGGCATCGAGAACATCGAGGACGTTAAGATCCTCCGAATTCAGCCCTTCGACAAATTCGGGACTCCCATCGAAATCGTCAAGTCTTTCGGTGGGCGCCGGGAGTTCGATCAGGCCATCCGCGACCTTGAGCGGCACCTTTATGATTCGGTCTCTTGA